The genomic stretch CTCCAACTGACAAAAGGTGAAGATTTATGGAGAAGCTCATAGCAGCCCCCCAAACTTTCTCCTCCCTTTTACCAAAACAGACAAGCTTAATGCGACACAAGACCCAAAGCCCTCTGGATATAATGTCACACACTGATTAGTAAACGGAAACAGCTTGAACTAAACTGAGGTTAgattttgctgtgtgtgtgtgttgagtttacccagttttttaaatattttactgagGTGACAGTTTAAGGACTGTAGCAGTGATTTTGAAGGTTTTAGCAGGTGTTACATAtcatgaatattttacatttctgttgacTATTCTGTAAAGCAGGCTGTAGTGTTCAGAGTtcagaatgtgtttttatagGTATACTACGCTGGATTGgtcggttggtgtttgtaaacacacacacacacacacgcgcattcaaagttggcccctcctccccggtTCACcgagcgagtgagagagagagagagagagagagagagagcagcagtggtcgagcgagctagagagtgaatgaagagggCGCTGGTGAGAACAAATctgtgaatcagataaattaaatgttatttttatatttgcatgagtctatatattgttttttttttaggaagatcctgcatagtatacctttaagttCAAAGAATTAGTTtacattagggctgcaactaacatttattttttattattgattaatttctctattattttcttgattaattgattagttgtctggtctataaaatggcagaaaatggtgaaaaatgtcaatcattgtttcccaaagttcatgatgacgtcctcaaacagtccacaactcaaatgtatttatcatcatagaagactaaaaaaactagaaaatgatcacatttaagaagttggaaccagagaattttatcatttttacttgaaaataaCTAAAAACGATGCCGCTTAATTTTCTGACGTTCAAATAAACAACTGTTGCAGCAATACTTTCCATTAATGTCAGTATTGTAGGCAAATCAATTTTTCACAATGCATAAACAAAGTTACCATTGTGAAGTACAGACTTCAAACCAATCTATACTTATACAGCAGTAATCAACACATTAATGGAAGACATTGAAGTCTCTGCTATACTATAAAATGCACATACAAAAATGTTCCATACGTGCACTTAGCATActtgatttttgattttggtATCAGTACCAAACCTCAGGTATCAAACCAAGTACAGTGTTGACAGTGTTTCCTCCACCGGGCCAACAAGAGGCCCCGCCGGGccaaaaaatcttttatttaatgccaaatatccattcatttgcaAATCAATAATCATTCGCGTTTGAGAGCCTCTGTGCGGCACTGTTctgaaacgtgagtcaacctctgtgtcgttgcctgggaaactcttgacGTGATGTGAGTGCTTCTTTAGGGTTTTTTCGGTGCGTACCACCGggcctgaaaaaaaatctaggggaaacactgattgacatttttcaaacagTACGCAGCCCCAccagaaagtaagaaaaatactCTACAGCATGCATTGTACAATAGACAGCAGTaatatcaatttaaaaaacactgaaatcacTGCTTTaccagagaaaaaaatcaccatCACTGACTCAAGACAACAGCATGAAGAATTAGCAAGAGCCTTTTCAAACACTGGAAAGTTACACCATAGTTCACGTTCATACTCCTATAGCTAAACACCGCGACAACCCTTTTCCCCTGCCAAGTCGTTTACCAATAAATGACACCGGCATCGTCTGCCATGTGTTCTCAAATAATTAGTACGGCTCTGCCTGCGTCCTGATAGGTGTCTGATTTATTCGGACAGCCTGGCACATGTGCCACTCCTCTGGATACCAAGAAAACATTTACCTCCTTAACTGGGAAGGAGTCACAGTAATCTCTGGCTAAAGTTTCAGGACTCAATAGTATTGATTACACATTTCAACACATGCCTCTAAACtctcccctccacccccccacccccctcccttaCAGATCCACAGGATAAAAACACCCCCTCATGACAGCCCTCTAAGCTCATGCAAATATACGATCCAGTGTTATCAATAAAAGACTTAAGGAACATCTcagaatatatacatacataaaactTGTtgcacatgtttatttttttttctcaaaagaaGTTATCCAGTCATTCGACCAGCTTTAGCGGCGCATTAATTTAAAAGTGTTGActactctgtgtgtgtcctcCATGAAGGCCAGCGAGGTCCATCTGCATGTTGAACTCTAAATGAGGCAGAACTTTAATTATGGCCAGTTGACAGTTTGATGAGAGTCTGGGGAAGGAGGAGGGCTCTTACAACACAGATGGGGAGGAGTTACTCATGTGGACGTACTGTAGGTACAGGGGGTCTGATCACTGGCATGCACGACTCCCTGGGTCCTGAGAGGTTAatcaaaatgccaaatgttaCCGTGCACCGCGACACGGAGCTATACTGAGTCCCGACCTGCACAAGACACCCGTCTTACATGAGAAACTGAATCATTCCTGCAACCAAATAGCCGTActgcttatatatatatatatatagacacaaACATAACTCTAAAGTAGATGTTATCTTTTGTTTACGCTCCGTCTCTGTGTCTGCGACGGCGAAAGCAGCTTAAATCGTTACGGCGATGCAACAactctgtttgcatgtgtgtgggcGCACATGTCTCGTACGGCATGTGTGCGCGACTGGTGGCAGATataaagagaaaggaagaaacataaagctgcagacagagagggacagagacagaggtcCACCTGTTTGACACAGAGAGCCTGAGAAAGTGGAGAGGAATGAGCAgaatgcctgtgtgtgtgtgtgtgtgtgtgtatgtgtgtgtgtgtgtgtgtgtgtgtgagcgctaGGTTAAGGTCTACAcggtgcaaatgtgtgtgtgtcgtccaACTGATAATACTATGGGAGCACTGGGGAATGGCATTTAGAGAACGGTATGTAGAAAAGCAGCTGATGGGAGAATCAtatacaccaacacacacacacacacacacacacacacactcacacacacactcacacacacaaacatctatTAAAATCATTTGACCAATAAAAAGTTCGGAGAAAGATCAGCATACATATGTACGCATGAGATATAGTGTAATGCTTCCAGTATAGCAACACCAACTGTGTGCACGGAggtccaaacaaacaaacaaacaaacaaacaaacaaacagtgagtTAATGTCCTCTATaagctgcctgtgtgtgtgtaaatgtgggaGAGTGAGTCAGTGAGAGGAACGATCAGGACAACAGGCAGCGTTGTGAAGGAAAAGTGAACCAGAGAGTAAcgcaaataaacaaacaaaaataaacaaaagtcaaaaaaggCCATACTAGGCTAAAAGAGTGCAGCTGCATGTTGTGTGATAAATGCATTGGCTGCaatattttgtgatttgtgtttttatgtcaactgaaagacacataaaacacaaccaGTGTTGTAagaaaagagcaagaaaaaactcaaaatacACAACTGTAACGGTGCAACAGAGAAGTTGGATGTAAACAAATTAGTCTGTGCAACTTTCTGAATTATCACAACGCATCCAAATCTAAAAGTCTGAAACTGAACAGTTTGTAATAAACTATTTACAACAAATGTCAAAAGGTGCATGTAGTAGTAACGACTACATGTAGTAAATGGCCAGATTCACAGTCACAGTCATTTTATTTAAGGAATACGCAGGACATGAACAGTAAACTTCTGCTATAATTGACTGACAAACATGCATCTCATTTACTCTGGAGATTGAGACACTACAGCACAACATGGAGCACTGCATCATTTGACACTTGTAGTGCACACTGAACGCATCGTACAGACTGAAGAGGTGGTGAAGGTAAACTAGCTGAGAGTTGCTGATCAGGAAGTGACATAAATCAACCCTCATAGGAGTGCAGGCTaccacagaaaaacaatgactgCAGGCGTTTTGATGCATTTCAAGTATCAAGACATAACTGGATGTCGCTGCAGTCTTTCTTTGAGGGGCTGCAAACAACAGAGATAGATTGGAAGCATGCATATCAATCATTCAATTAAGTGCAACTTTGTAATCGTatcttaaaaaaatgagaagagaaaacagaaagaggaggcACCAGAGGACAAAAGTTTCatcatgaataaaacaaaacagtaaattagTGATGAACGTGTTTTATATTCATCACTAGTAAAGGACGAGATGAAATGAGCTTACATCTCTGTCCTACAGATTTCTTAAAAAGCTGCTTTTGCTCCTTTGTTTTAGAAACATAATacacaaattcattcatttgcttAATTTCATAGCAACACAAATATAACACGGGTTGAACCGCTGCGTGCTGAACTTGATACTCGGTGCACTTGTGGAACAATTTATTACACATCACGTTAAAGCCACTTGTTTCTCGAGCGTATCCcatctgtgtttgcatgtgtccGTACATACGGCAGAGTGTACATACAATATCATTGGAGAAAATGGAGAATGTCAGTGAGAGCCGGGCCTCGATGCCGAGCGGCACGTATGATTTATGGGTTAAATAAATGGGATCACGTTCAGCGCGGTAACAGGATCCCTGAGGAAGGGGTAAGGAGGGAGGATTCTTTTGTGGTGGTAATGGGCTCCATGGTGTCGGAGTgttggtgggggtggggggagaggggaggggggggggcagcatGTAAACTGATGCTGAGAGAGCAATGGTGGTAGCGCTGCCACTGTTAAGAGTCACTTCTACTACGACGCACAAACAGGCTCGGTTCAGACTGACAACAGGTTTACATTAATACACCTGTGCTGATTGGTTGAGGCACGTACAGTACTTGTGAGAAGATGAAATACGATACAAGTTCCTGTTTGAGTAAAACTGTACATCCATGAGTCTGAAGAGAGTTATCACAGCGACGATCATTTTAACCGAATCCTATCCAAACTGAATTACGTTGTTCATGTTATAAAGTCTATCAGGAATGAACAGTTGCACATATCTGAACATCTTCATCATCGACTTCAACCATTTATattatgtgaatgaaaacaaagacagattttttCAAAAGCTGCCGCAGAGCTACTTCCTGGTTAAACTCTGATCGATGGATGCAGCTGATTTTCAATAAAGTGGATGTTTTCACTTATAAATGACTCTAATTTGGTCAAAATAAACAAGCTTTCATGTATTAATGTCattcattaacattaacattcattctGGGCTTATAGAGGAATACTCATCCAACTTTTGAATCATTTGACAGTGTGTATTGATGAACTATTGGTTTAAATCCATTCTGGTTGTCTGAATGTTTGCTGTATTTAAGCTGTAAAGTTGTATCATGTTCTTAAATCTCAAGAATGAGAGAAGAtcagtgagtaaaatgttataatCAAAAGGAATAACGGTCAAAACAATGAGAACATTCTCCCtgcaatttaattatttataataaatcaAGGGAACATAAATTATAGCCCTGTCTATACAAAGTTTCAGAAGGCAGTAAAATGATTCTCATGAAAAGTTTGATTTCCAACAAGTCTGTTTCATATTCAAGTGTCTTCTGAAAACGTGCACTTTTGCCTTCAGCTTTTAACAATTTgtgtacaaaaaatattttatgacattattaATGTCATGAGTTATTACCCGCCGCGCCGTGATCTTTCATTTTCCCTTTACATTGGCactttaaaatttaattttttagaAAATTCTTCCAACTCTCTTGACTTTATAATACAGTTCAGACACAAAACGGGATGATACAGAAAGTGTCCTCACAGTAATATACTCGGCTTAAAAAAGTCACAGCGGATATTAGCGGTAGAGTTGAAGACAGCtaaagagaggagggaaaaaaaaaaaagactgagagaGTGTGGAAGAGAGATGGTGAGGGCGGAAAGAAAGCGGAGTGAGATAGAGACCTAAAACGCTCCAGAAGCCTGTCAAATGAGGCCTGAAGCCGCTCAGCTCagcactcttcctctctctgtgttctgTCCGTTCCTGACATTTATCTGCTTTATTAGATTATCTGGGGGCTACATGGTTGTCTCCGGgcacatgcaagcacacacacacacacacacacatatagatatatatatatacaaacacacacctctcGATTCATTACAGCCCTAACTGCTTACTTAGGTTTATAACCTCTTTAAATTAAACCGCAGATAACCGAGCGCCTCAGAAAAACACCCGCCTGctaacacagagagagaggaagctaAAGCTAGTCATTGAGGAGGAAATTAAGaaacattgttttgtgtgtgtgtgtgtgtgtgtattatcaTGCATGTGTGAGTGGTCATAAGGTTGGTTTTTAACGGGCTCATCTATAAGGACTTTGCTTCCCGTCATTAGTAATTCAATTTGCTCTTTATTAGCAGCTCTTATCGGAGGCGCAGACGGCTATGAGCAGCTTTCCTCGCTCCATCTTCCTCCGGCTCCACCTTTCCCGTGTCTCCGATTCTGAATCCACATCTTTAATTAGAGATGCATGTGTTCCCGCTGTAGGCCGTTTAGGTTCCACacatgagattaaaaaaaaaaaaaaaaaaaaaaagtagggagaatgatgaagaggaagggaTGTAAGAGGGGTGAGACAGGAAGTTCGGTGAAAGGATCAGAGAAAAGGAAGTGGACAGATAGACTGGGAGCCATGGGGACAAATAAAGCCTAACGTTAATAGTGATGGCTTTTCTAATGTCTTCTGACTTCAATGAGTATGGGAGATTACACCAAGATGGGCATGAGGCGTGTAGGGTACATGCAGAATGACCGGAGGGTTGGAGGGgcaagaggagagggggggagggggaggggggagtgagagggagggagggctgTAAAAACAATGATTGCTTTCCATCAGGTTAGGCCTATATTCTACAGTTCGTTAAAACAATCCAATTTGCAAAAGGATAATTATGCATTAGCTCCTTTTTATCTACTGGAGGGAGAGCGGTGCCAGGGCTTGATAGCAGCGGCGCTGCCTGCCTCCACCTCTGCAAATTACCCGCTATCGGCACTTGTTCGCCATCACGGCTGAATTGGGCAATCAATtaacctccccccccccccccctctcccctcctcctcctcctcctcctcctcttataGTCCGCCTGTACGCCTCTCCGGTGACAGCCAGCAACACAAAGCCTCTACAAGGAAGACATGGATGTGAGCTGCTGCCCTCTACTGGAGATGGTTGTAATAGCTGCTGTCAGAGGTGCAGCTGAAGGCCAATTACTTACCAGCTTTGTCCAAAATACACACGACACACTGATTCTGAGCAGGTTTTGAGTATGAGGCATGTTCAGGCTGGATGACTGATAGAATTAAGTACTccatatgtatttaaaatacatttaatttctgaGTGTGCTGTTGATGTCCCACGATACAAATGCACAAAAGTAATAAAGGGAAACGCAATTTCAAAGTTCTGTTTTAATTGACGTCCGTGAGCCCACATGCTACAATTTTTATTTATGGTAAAATACAAATTTCTTGTATAAAAATTGCAAGAATGTGTTCAGactatttatatatatagtcCATACTGTGCTACACTACAGTAATGGTATGTAGTTGGCATCAGTTTGAGAATACTGGGGCACAGGTGGTGTAGAAGTGACACTAGCACTGAGGAGAAACATGGTGCCAAAGTAAAAAACAGATACAAGTCAACAAAAAGCTACAAACTaagaagcaaaaaaacaagcaagaaTCCAAGGAGTGATAGTGATACCTTGTGGAGGAAATCTCTTTACAGGCCAGTAAAATGTTCAAGtcaaaatattcatgtttgttgGAATTAACACCACAATCAAGATGAACATGTTGCTCAAATGACTCTTGGTTTGACCCAAATATCTCCCTGATGGCACATAAAAAGGACGAGACAAGACATTGTTTTGGGTGAAGCTGGCAGGTTGACTTAGAGAGTGAGAGCTACTAAGAAATCTATCGTCTATTCAGAATATGTGGACCCAGTCACAGATATGATCTTGTCCCGCAAGAGGCTGAATAATAGCTAATCTACCTGATGAGGACGTCCTCTATGTGTACTGAGTATGTGTTTCACTTGGTTTTTAACAGCTAAATGCTTTTTGGCAGAGATCATACAGTTTGTTGTGGTAAATCTAGTGAACATAGTGCATGTGTAAACTAGGTTTAATGAGCTTTGTAAGAATGTAAATAACAGCATACAAAACATAGGTCAAAGCTAAAAACTATTAGCAGTGAAATGTAGGAGAATGTTGTAAGAGAGATTCAGGAATCCAGCTGGACGTGAAGAATGAGTGGATGTAAGATTTTTGAATACAGAATGAACAGTAAGGGAGTTATTGACCAGCATGTAAAACTGGTTGTTATAGCGCCAACCTCTGGACATAAACTATAATTGTTATTGAGTGGTAGGTTGAGATTTGAACTTGGGAAAACTGACTGCCATGGATCTTCTGAGAACACACTTTAGAGGGATGGTGAATGTAAGCAACTATAATATAAGACCACAGACAACACAGCTGTACCATAACTAGCCAGACACAGCATGTGCCCTCCTTTAACCATGAAATATTATTATCCATACAGTCAGTTGACAGCTCATTAAAAGCAATTAATTACGGCAAAAGCTCATGAAAGAAAAACTCTTACGTcagacatttgaaaacacaaaaataaactttgTAGCGTGCGCTCCTTACCTGTCCTTGATAAGGTAGGAGAGAGCCGCCTCAACTTGTGTCTACCAAAAGACACGAGCTCCCTGGAGGGTGTCCTCCTAACTCCTATAGGTGTCCTGGTCAAGGTGTGTATCCGGCCCCGAGGGGAGAGCTTTACTGCTGACGGGCTGCTCCCCTTCTCTGACCCACTTCCACTGAGGTCACAGGACAAAGGGCGAAAGAGAACAGCACAATCAGACTGGAAACACTGGTAAATAAGAGGTTACTATTATACAAATGATGGTGAGCAAACATATTGAACTATTGATCAGCAGGCTTTCATGCACAAGGAATCACAAGTCATGCTTTGCTGCCACCTACTGACACAAGACAGTGAGGCAAAAATCTTCTGCCgtagaagaaaaacaacactccAGATCCCGTACCTGCTAGCGGACCTCCTTATGATTTTCATCCTGCTGCGGAGCTTGAATCCACCAGGGGAGGAGGATGGGAAGGAGGCACGTTGGGGTAAAGTTGGAGAAACTACAAGCGCTCCTCTCACTcctttgttgcttttttctgaGGTCCAGTGGAAGGCAGATCTACGACGGGCCACCGCTGCCCCTCCCGTCACTGCTGCAGTGGTCCTCTGACCACCAGCCTTCCAGCGGTAACGGTTACTGAGCGAGGAGCCGGTGGTGGAGGAGCCCACTGTTCCCTTTTTCAATTTTACAGGGGGAGTGGAGCCTGGTTTGAGCTTCTTTGCGGCTTCTCCCTTCTCCACAACTTTCTGAGGAAGAGTCAGGGCTTTTGGGGATAGCGGTTTTCTGGACGTCTTAGCTTGGGCTCCAGCAGATGAGGAGACCCATTTATACTTAGAGGTTTTAGGGGCTACAATAACCGGACTAAGCTTTCGAGGTAATTTTTTGGCAGGGGTTCTCTTACTAACTGCAGCTATAGGAGAGCTTTCACTGGCAGCTCCACCTTTTGATCCCGACACTGGGGCAACAGTCACAACTTTGCCTGCGGGTGAGGAAATGGAGCTACCATGTCTGGGCTCCCCTCCTCCTGTACTCTGGTTCTTAACCCAGGTGAACTTGGATTTTTTCAAAAAAGGTGCGCTAACTTGGGCCTGGCTGGTCTGAGATGTGGGAAGGTTAACGGAAGGTTGTTTTGACAACTTAGACAGAGCAGAGTGAGGAGGTGTTGCTGAAGTTGTGGTTGGAATAGTTTGTTTAGTCTCGGTGCTGGTTTTGCTTGTCATAGAAGGTTTGGTGTGTAACTGGGAGATGTTCTGTAAACTGGTGGTGGTAGTGTTGGCCTTGATTGAAGAAGGTGCTTCTGAAGAACTACTTGCTATCTTTCCTGGCAGGACTACACACCTGCCTTCAgccttctgctgctgctcttcatgtcctcTGCCTGCTGAGCTTGAACCTTTTTGTCCATCCTCCAGCTGAGACACAGCTGTTTTTCTAAAAGTATGTATGGCTTTCTTCTCTGTTGCAACTCCCCTAACCCCTGTGATGCTACTCATATGTCCATCTTTCTTCTGTTCAGTAATCCCTGATGATAAAGTGGCAGTTTTGGTTCTATCagtgtcctctcctctgctgttgCTAGGCAGTGTCGTGCTGTGAGATAAAGCTCGGGGACTAGACTGATgcacggaggaggaggaggtagaagcTAACGATTGTCCAACAGAGGACTCAGGGTTCTTGTTTCTTAGAGAGTACGCCTTCCTCCAACTTCCACGGCTCTGAGGGACATACGCTTTCCCCCTGAAGCTGTGAGGGTGAATGACAGATGCGCTGTGACCCCTGCCTCTGGCGTACGTCGAGGCTTCTGGAGGCCTCTGCCCGACTCTTGTGAACGGGGTGTCGCCATGGACGCTCTTGTGTTTATTGATGAGATCTGAGAATTCAAAAACAGGAGTGATTTAGTACAGCACATTGCACACATATCGaataatctgatgattattttcttgattaatccaGGGTTTCCTatacattaatttatttgtggCGGCCTGCTAAAATATCAACATTGCCCGccacatattgattttctaGTTTTGGAGCTGTGCgccccgctctctctctctctctctctctctctctcacaaacacatgacaacaGACCTGTTTGTGAATAGCATGACGTACAGCATGCACCTTTAATGTTAGTTTGTAGTCCACCagtaaaaccaaagaagaagaagaagaggagcaaGTCAAATTGATCCGTACAGCATATTTCATAGAACGTAATTTAAATGTGCTTCATACACAACAcatatcaacaaaaaaaaaatacaataaatcatttatacatatttaaatacatatataaaaaaagacaaaattcataaaaatatcCTCTTGTCCCAGTGGGTTCTCTGGCtgcagcattttggatgagCTGAAGTCGTCCCACAGTTTATTTGGGAAGCCCAGCAAAAGGGCGTTACATTAGTCTCGCCTCGAGGAGATGAATGCATGAATCAGTTTTTCAGCATCA from Thunnus albacares chromosome 9, fThuAlb1.1, whole genome shotgun sequence encodes the following:
- the zc3h3 gene encoding zinc finger CCCH domain-containing protein 3; amino-acid sequence: MEEREALKRQIDLLQNLINKHKSVHGDTPFTRVGQRPPEASTYARGRGHSASVIHPHSFRGKAYVPQSRGSWRKAYSLRNKNPESSVGQSLASTSSSSVHQSSPRALSHSTTLPSNSRGEDTDRTKTATLSSGITEQKKDGHMSSITGVRGVATEKKAIHTFRKTAVSQLEDGQKGSSSAGRGHEEQQQKAEGRCVVLPGKIASSSSEAPSSIKANTTTTSLQNISQLHTKPSMTSKTSTETKQTIPTTTSATPPHSALSKLSKQPSVNLPTSQTSQAQVSAPFLKKSKFTWVKNQSTGGGEPRHGSSISSPAGKVVTVAPVSGSKGGAASESSPIAAVSKRTPAKKLPRKLSPVIVAPKTSKYKWVSSSAGAQAKTSRKPLSPKALTLPQKVVEKGEAAKKLKPGSTPPVKLKKGTVGSSTTGSSLSNRYRWKAGGQRTTAAVTGGAAVARRRSAFHWTSEKSNKGVRGALVVSPTLPQRASFPSSSPGGFKLRSRMKIIRRSASSGSGSEKGSSPSAVKLSPRGRIHTLTRTPIGVRRTPSRELVSFGRHKLRRLSPTLSRTGPAASSHRSPASQRVFRTRYKMVTRPGSGVAHTLHYNPALSWRAKRIQSARSFLQSRRRAPHDRHPSSTQHWRGTGMCWIRGSLYRVSANKLSRTVASNMSINRTGRSFSLSNVSPVNPALNRPFSTRHLASRAVQRSLAIIRHARQKKQPRQYCMYYNRFGKCNRGSSCPYIHDPDKVAVCTRFLRGTCKQADGTCPFSHKVAKEKMPVCSYFLKGICNNSDCPYSHVYVSRKAEVCEDFVKGYCPQGEKCKKKHTLVCPDFSKTGSCPRGTRCKLQHRQRAKRGANTLTSPAKRARSKEPSKRPRLSVVIPQGSQAAPGTPAAGSLELPSFISLSSSPEEADAPDTLPADTSQVKEKKLQIKPRL